The DNA segment TGGGCCTATACAAAGGGAAAGTCCTTTTGCTCGGGCTATTCTAGATGAGGAACTCCCTGCAAATTTTAAGCAGCCTACTTTAGGGGAGTATGACGGGAGCTCAGATCCGGAGGAACACTTGGGGAGATTTGAAAATGCAGCCTTGTTGCATAGATATTCAGATGCAATTAAATGTCGGGTCTTCCTCACTACTTTGGTAAGGTCAGCCCAGCAATGGTTCAACCTTTTACAGCCTGGTAGTATTCAGAGTTTCAATGACTTCAGCTCAGCTTTTCTACACCAGTATGCGAGTAGCAAGAAATATTTGAAGACTTCTCTCAGTTTGTTCAATATGAAGCAATCTGAGGTGGAATCGTTGCGGGAGTATGTTCAGCGCTTCAATACAGCAGCTCTGGAAGTACCTGCTGCCACTGCTGACACCTTGGTCAACTCTTTCACTCAAGGGTCGAGAGGAGGGGAGTTTTTCAGATCCTTAGTCAAGAAGCCTCCTTTGACTTATGATGAGCTCCTTAGTAGAGCTGAGAAGTACGTGAATTTGGAGGATGCACAGAGGCAGAGGAGATAGGAAGGAACGTCTGGGAGTAAGCCTAGTGCCAAGGTGGGAGCAAAGGCCGAGGGGAAGACAGAAGGAGGAAGGAAGAGGGTGGCAGAAGAGATGAACAGGGCCAAAGGACCCTACCCCTATGTACCCCTATCGGTGAGCCTGGAGAAggcaatgcaagtatgtgaggaTAGGCGAGCACTTGTGAGGCCCCGCAATGCTGAGAAAGGCCCGCGGTTACCGCCATCTGACAAGTTTTGCGATTTTCATCAGGAGTATGGGCATATCACCAATGATTGTCAGAGGCTAGGTGAGGAGGTTCAAAGGATCATGTATGATGACCCTCGAATCAGAGCTGAGCTGACTCGAAGAGCAAATCCTCCTCGCCAAGGCCGAGCTCCCCAATGGAGGAATCAAAGGAATGAAGATAGAGAGAATCAAGGTGATCATCAGGGAAGAGCTCCTCCAAACGGTCAAGGAGATAGGGTGCAGCAGATTGCAAATCATCCCAATCGGGGTGTTATCCATATGATCTCCGGGGGTAGTACGGATGGAGATTCGGG comes from the Henckelia pumila isolate YLH828 chromosome 1, ASM3356847v2, whole genome shotgun sequence genome and includes:
- the LOC140870664 gene encoding uncharacterized protein, whose product is MAGRGRGRGRGNVADMTVDQLSQFITQTVQAAMGHNPPPPPVGQPNPMDAVWEEIRRLGRQVGGRPGPIQRESPFARAILDEELPANFKQPTLGEYDGSSDPEEHLGRFENAALLHRYSDAIKCRVFLTTLVRSAQQWFNLLQPGSIQSFNDFSSAFLHQYASSKKYLKTSLSLFNMKQSEVESLREYVQRFNTAALEVPAATADTLVNSFTQGSRGGEFFRSLVKKPPLTYDELLSRAEKYVNLEDAQRQRR